The nucleotide sequence GTCATTTAAACAATACAGTTTCAGTGAGATCGCTATTAAACTAGAGTGACCAGCAATTACAGAGCAATTACAAGACTTTTGAAAGCCCCATGGAAATCACCTCGGGACAATTCTCTCAGTTTGCATTGTGCTTAAGTATAACAGTAACAAAATGTaattctctctctatatatgtgTGATAAGGAATGTAAGCTGGCTGATTTCATGTTGAAAAAAGCTGCATTAGGCCACTGAAGGCAAACCCAAAGAATTTATAAGGTCATAAAGGCTGTTGTGGGAGATCTGCAAGCTAATGTTTTCACTGTGAAGAGAGGATGCTCCATCCATTTGAGCTTTCTCATGAAATACACGGCAGATCAGAGGCACAACCTGTGGAGATGGAAAAGATACGTTACAACACTGAAccacaaacacaacaacaactcaaAATGTGTTTCTGGTATTGTTTGTGATGCTTACTTTGACAGTAATAAGTTTCTTCTCCAGGGGTCTTCCATCTGGAAGCTTCTCTCCGAAACACAGGTAGATGGTGTAATCTGGAGATCCCCGTTTGTTCTCTGTAAAATCTttcagatctgaaaaaaaaatatatacctgaATCAGATTGGAAACATGAATTACATTACAGCTTGGGTTGTTCTGGGCTATTTTTAACTGAATTTCAGGATACTCCATTGGTAAACTCCATTAGTAAAGTGTACACAAGGCTTTAAAAGCACGAGTTTGGAGCTTGTTAAGCATTTGGTAAAAAATTCTGTCACTTTCTGTAAACTACTTAAATTCATGGAAAGAAATTAATTCTCACCCCCACAAAATGACTATGGTAACGGGGTTGAAGGGCTAAGCACTCAATACTGCAATTTGTGAGAAGGTTGAAAAATTGAAATGGGATGTGTGTGTTTAACTTGTCTTCCAGCCATGGAACAATCATGGTAACGgttgaaaatatatgtttttttctttcaatttagcAGTGAAAGGAGtgacaaatttacatttatatattatacatttattttatgtaaggAATAAGTTTAATAATTGTAAACTAACAGGGTTGCATACAAGTTTTTTTCCACAAATTAATTTTTCACTCATTAGATTTCAGCAACTTTGGGACCAAAGTCTGGTTTTGTGGTTAGTGATAAACATGTTATAAACATCcatatattcaataaaaatatttgtttttcctcaaaatatctAGGATAACAGTGTGGAAGGCTAATTAGTCAATTCTGCATTCTGTGAAAAAGTTTGGGGgaaaaaactgaattatatttttttacttgtcttCTTTCCATGCTGTAGAAGGGGCCCAATGATATCACTTCCTaaataatcacaattttaaaaaatattctgtttttgTAATGGGGAACAATCatggtaacagggttgaaaatgcttttttttggggggggtttgGGCAAATTGACAGTGAAAGGAATTGTTTAACAGTTATTCTAAATGACTGTATTATACattctatattttataatataaaattaatttcaaaataatgcCAAATTGAGTAACAGGGTAGCATACAGTGCTTTCCCATGAATAAATCTGTCACTCAGAAGGTGTACGCTAGTTTTGGACCAAATGCTTTTTTAGTTAGTGATTTATGTATTTTCCATAAGTTAATTTACTATGGTAACAGGGTTGAAATATGCTGCAATTTATGAAAATTTgaagaaaacaatgtttttattttttttattggctttTTGCCATGGTTGTTGAAAAGTGCCTAATGATGTCAATTGTCGCAAATGATACCTTTCTATTCGTTCATACCTTTTAAGTACTTCTCAAAGCTGAGTAGAAGCTCTCTGGTGTTCTGATGCAGTTTTCTGGGCTGTGGGTTCTGGATCTCAGACGGGTCACTGGTGCTGACAAAGACATTACACTGGTCCTGACGCAAGCCGAAGATGCCACATTGGTTTACCTCCAGCTGCAGGCCTCTCTGAATGCTGTCCAGGATGCGGTTAGTTAACTGGATCTGTCTTTGATCGATCAGACCCTCAGTGGATGGGAAGCAGATTGGCACTCCTCTCAGCTCAGATGGGTTGCACTGGTAGTGGAAATTAATGAGTGGCGAACACAGGCGAGTTTTCAAAACTTCTGTTCTTCTGTAGTTGATCGAGATCTCCAGGTCCCAGAGACCTGGAAGGTTACTTTGCTGCACTAGAAGTAACATTATAGGCCATAgttttagaaatcattcaaagTTTAAAAGATAGGCACAGTCCACGTTACAACTAAAAGGTAACAGCACAGAGTAACAATACCGTTGAATAACCAATTTTTACATCTTTTCCAGCTGATTAACAATACAAAACACTGACAGTCAAATGTTTAGCCTTTTAAAGTACTGGAAGCCATTTGATAGCATGCGCTACGCACTCTGGAAGGCTTCATTGTGTCTGCGCTATTTCGCTTCCATAAGTTATGACTGAAAAAACAACTTGGTTACCTGTAGTGTAGAGTTGTGGGTCTGGGACAGGGGTGTTATTCTGAAAGGGCTGAACATCTGAGTAGGGAGTCTCAAAGTAGTTGCTCGAGGTGGTCGGAATGATTTGTTGGGAAGAGGTTTCCCATGGTTGGGTTTCTAAAAATAGAAATTATGTTGTATATTGTTATATTCCGAATATGCCAAAACATGAGCCAATCCATCTATCTCTCTTCCTGCTGTCAAAAAAAACTTGTTAATATAATGTTGTGTAATTTGAGTGGTGTTTGCATGTGCAGAGTGTTATGGTGTTGCTAAAGTTTTCTGGTTGGTTTTTAGAGTACTGCCATATATGGGTACTTTGGTTCCTTTGATGATTTGAAAGGTGTggtcccttaaaaaaaaaaaaaaagctaaaaaggtTTGTTGTCAATGCATGAAGCACCATACACAAAAAAATGCACTTTCAAAGCAAGCAGCTTTTTGTTGGTCAACGAATCCGCGTGAACTTCAACACAAGTGATCGCAATTTAATTGATTCTAAATTTTAAACAATAGTAGAGGtgacaccacaactataacaatacTAGAAACGATATTAttgcaataacaataataattatgtgTGTGGATTCATAGCGAAATCACTGGATTTCAACcatgaaaaatgttaatattacgATAACACAATGgttttaaaagtcttaatttaaaagaataatagGTGACACCACAACCATAAAAATACCGTCCGTCACAGAGAACCGATATTATTGGAATATTTTTcataacaagttttttttttttttttaactgattaagCTTAGGAGTTATTTCACCTTTGTGCAAAATTTTTGATTGTGGGGATTATTTGATGCAAATATCTTAAATAGTGTTACTATAAGAATACATATTTAAGTtcggttttaaatttttttttttatccgaaAATCTCAATTGTGTGGATCTCTAATTTAATCGATTGTACGGATTCCAGAATGACTGGATTTCCCcacccaaattttttttttaaagtattaatactataatgataaagatataATAAAGCTATAGtcttataaatcaataaaaaatatatatatttttacaattttaaatgtaaaagaataGTAAATGTGCCACCACAATTATACAAATATCGTcacaaatgtattataatattattaatttttttaactgacaATGCGTAGTATAGTGCAGATTCTTAGTGAAACGACTGGATTTAACCTACAAAAATTCACATGGCTACAataaatgtgaccacaccttaagATGTTAGTTGCAAAATCATGGTTTGTTTGAAACGCTAACCCTAAATATAGCCGTCATAGTGATTTTACCTGCGTGATGATGATTTAGATCCATTGTCTCCACCTGGCTGAGCAATTCTTGCTGCATTAGACATAATATatagatttattatatatttaaaaacatttttgtattattttaatattataacttaacattttaaaatatttccatattttacaaaaattataatacttttattatatacatatgaTCATGTCAACAGCCAATCATAAATCTTGGCCTTACCTCCATTTCATCAGACACACTGTAGAGATGAGGAATGAAAGGAAGTTGATCTGGCTCTACACTCTGAACCTCTTGGTGATCTGAAGAACAAGATTAGATTTGGGTTTCTAAATCAACTCATTTCCCCATGACAAGTGCAGATTATGCAGTTTAACTCACTTTGAGGACGGATGATGCGATAGACCTTGTGTTGGTCGACCGGATCTTTGGAGTGATCCTCTAACATCTCAAAATTTTTTAGACTAGAAAGCGCACAGCGGAAATTTGTCTTCCATTTCGCTTTGTCGTTAGGGTGCTCTTTGATCTTCCCACTGACCACAGCCCATGCCTGTAAAACACCAAAATTGCAACAAAGCCCATGAATATTTTAAGTCagtataattaaaatgcattgatgCATCAGGTGTGAATGGCATGCAACATCAAACATTAAAGTCAAAAGGGGCGGGGTTCTACTCAACAGGCACTCCTTTTGGGAATCCCGCCCTCTTTGGAGATCTCCTCCAGCTTTACCGGCATGAATCATTGATACAGAAGTGAAACCATGCCAAAGGTGATTGTGACGCAAGTTaccttaaatattttaacatcgtCGTCCCCGAGGTCTCTTCGTGAGTTGTGTTTCCAGGGGATCCGAAATGTGTCATTGCCTATCATGCACAATCCCTCATATTTCCCACTTTCCACCTGCTCTATGAGCCATGGGCCAAACTGAGGTTTGGCGATTGCacttcttgagaaaaaaaaaacaaaaaaaacaatgggtTTCAAATAGAGCCATAGATTAGACAGAAAGCAACGTAATGACTTCATCATATGCTGTTATTATGCACTATACAATTTACATTCATGACGTTTTTTAaggtataaaagttttttttaataaaaaaatatattgatatataagaTTAAATTGCCTCATATGTAGCACCACAATTGAATCTAAAAACCTAGTCAGCTATATGCATAGTTGTGCATTATTTATAGCAGGACTTCCGAATTAACTCAGTCAAAAACTCCTTACTATGTACACATGCAGCAAACGgacgttttgtttgttttttagtgtcCGTGCGCGTCGCGTTTTTAATGCGCCTCGCCCAGCTTCTTGTGAAAACGCGTATTGGTTTTGAGACACATACTAAAttgtatatttatgacaataatGTAATGATCTTACCCCTGTATCGCTGCCATGATTTCAGGTCCTGAAGCTGTTCCACTGCTTGATAGTTTCCAGAGGTTTGGTGTTTCTCTTGTGTTTTATACACACTGACGCGTCACAGATGCGTCACACAGTAGGGGGCGTGTTTCATCATGTTCAGTGAATTCCGAGAGTAAGCGAGTATACGAAAATAAAAGTGACATATTCCATTAATTCGTCTTCTTGCATCATCGCATCCGGTTTAAGGTAAAGTCTGGCGAtgcaaaatcttttaaaataatagtcTACTGTccttacaatacaatacatttctTGCGCAaaccagaatgatttctgaaggatggcgtgacactggagtaatgatgctgacaattcagctttacatcGAATAAAAAATTAGATCATACTATTTCATAATAGGCTATTGCTGGAAAATTtacccaattaaaaaaaaacatgctccaCAGCATTAATAGCCTAATAGAGTTCTGCaaatgtgaaagtaaaaaaaaaaaattaaatcatggaATGTTAAGAACGTGTTTATATAGCCATTTaacattcaaaaaaattatttgttactGGTCCATCCAACACAATTAGCCTACGTGACTCTTGCGTTGTGTGTCAGCTGGGTATTTATTGTGATCATAATATCTTATCAAAAGGTTTAGGGCATACGTCAGCTGTTGTGCACATATACCGTAAAGAGGAAAGTCCTTTAAACTACATAGCCTACAGAATGTTGTATAATCAGGCTACTACTATAAAGGTGCGTTCACATTTACAGTTGTTTGGCCAAATCCAGTCATTCAGAGAGAAAAGGGCGCGAAAACCTTCCCTACGCAGATTTCGCGTATTCATCGCAGTAAACAGCAGAAATCTGCTTCATCAAACTGTTTACAGTTGACAGTGGAAGTGGTTTTGCACGGTAAGTTTCGCTACTTGTACTAATACAATGGAATTACGTTAGTTATGACATCCACCCTTCTGGGTAAACATGAGCTGTAAATCCGTTGAACCACAGTGATTTACCTCAAGGCCTGCACACTAATACGCTTTAAGCCTTGACTCATGTTAGTTTTACGCCGCttagttttcttcttcttcttcttccaagTAGGCAATTAAACCTACTCAATTAAGACtgcactataaataaataataataataatagttggcTTAATTTCAATGAAATCGTTATGTTTGAAGCCTATTTCATCACAAAACCAACTTGGCCCAAAACAATCCATTTGGACCCCACTGGGTTTAACTGTATtaagaaaaatacaatattattgttttttgcatTCTACTGAAGGTCATAAAGATTTGGATGCATGTCATgataatgaattcatttttattattatatttttttggggggggggcggGGGGCTATGTTGTTACACAGAGACAAGCGCTATATGTTAGTGATTGTAAATGCTTAGTAATAAATAAGTTTAAGTGTCATCAAGTCTATACTCATTCAGTATACTTTATCAGCTTTATTTTATTGAACAACACTATGATTAAATTGGAATCATGACACATTGTGGTTATGAGACCGCAGTTTcagttttatcagttttttttaacagGTGTTTGAGTTTCTGCCCTCAATCTGTCCTTTATTTCTCACGACAGCTGTAAGAGAGGAACCTGAGGGAACGGTGACAGCGCTGTTATAAATATTACACGTTCACTGCACTTTTCACTGCATGTGTCTGTTATTAGGGGTGGAAAAAGGAACTGAATCTGAGGGTAACTGGAGCACTTCTCTCTGCAAACTCCTCGGAAGAGCCTTCCTCCGGCGTGAGGTTGTTCCCCAATACCAAAGTCTCTTGACTCGATTCCGCTGACACGGGCCCTCGCCTAAAATCGAGCAATAATGGGTGTTTTCATTTCCCTTTTTTACGATTTCATGAAAAACTGAGAAAGTTTAAGACACCTGTGGCTGCATGGAAATAAAAACCTACAGTAGGCCTATTCAGCACACCATTACTGGAATGACATCTGGACAAAACTACAGCCAAACCTTCCCAGAACTACTCTACCGGTCCTGTGAATTACCATTTTAACGGATTAAAATGTGTCGTATGATGTCAGCGCTGCATAAAACGAATGTGGGCTGTcgttacaggtgcatctcaataaataagaatgttttggaaaaagttcatttcagtaattcagctcaaattgtgaaacttgtgtattaaatataaactcaatgcacacagactgactttaagtctttttttcttttaattgtgatgattttggttcacatttaacaaaaatccaccaattcactatctcaacaaattagaaagaagctggctgttcacagagtgctttatCCAAGCAGGTTAACAGAAaattgagtggaaggaaaaagtgtgtaaGAAAAAGaagcacaaccaactgagagaaccgcagccttatgaggattgtcaagcaaaatcaattcaagaatttgagtgaacttcacaaggaatggactgaggctggggtcagggcattaagagccaccacacaaagactgttgcccagtggtccaaagtccccttttccagatgagagcaagttttgtatttgatTTGTAAACCAAGGTCCTGGAGTCTGAAGGAAGGGTgcagaagctcatagcccaagttgcttgaagtccagtgttaagtttccacagtccgtgatgatttggggtgcaatgtcatctgctggtgttggtccattgtgttttttgaaaaccaaagtcgctgcacccgtttaccaagaatgTGTGGAGCAATTCATGCTTCCTTtagctgaccagctttttgaagatttcattttccagcatgatttggcacctgcccacactgccaaaagcaccaaaagttggttaaatgaccatgatgttggtgtgcttgactggccagcgaACTCACCAGATAATCTTTGgcgtattgtcaagaggaagatgagaaacaagagaccaaacaatgcagatgagctgaaggtcactgtcaatgaaacctgggcttccagaccacctcagcagagccacaaactgatcacctccatgccccgctgaactgaggcagtaattaaagtaaaGTGTCTCTACCAAATATTGAGTACATTgacagaaggccaacaattcactaaaaatgtttttttctttttggtcttatgaagtattctaatttgttgagtgaattggtgggtttttgttaaatgagagccaaaatcatcacaattaaaagaacaaaagactacttcagtctgtgtacattgagtttatttaatacacaagtttcaccatttgagttgaattactgaaataaatgaacttttccacgacattgtAATTGATTGAGAtgcagctgtgtttttgttgaatCATTGAAGAGTTAGTAATGATCAGTGGTTGCTGCCCTCTACTGGACATTAAACCTCTACACAACAGTTTTAACGCTtcatgtacttatattttaacaacaataaattatgcataattaaatgcAAGCAACCATGTAGTAAACTTAAAAAAGCACTTCATCTTTTATAACATACATAggatttgtttttttctattttgcgaCAAGAATTTAAGTGCAAAACTACACGTTTAGacattactttaatatatatgtattttacacagttactttaatatatatgtatatatatacatacatatatatatatatatatatacatacatacatacatacatatatatatatatatatatatatatatataagtaattaCAAATGAGCATGCACATATCTTTCAATTAAATTCCGTATGGAGCATACCCCGGTCTGCGCAGTTCTcgtctttttttcctctttcctgtttgcatctctgaataaataaacattaaattaaacactgtaaacattgtgttgtCCATTGTTAgttaatctaataaataaaaatccgaTCATTATGATAATGTGTTAGCGATTTCTTTTTTGATGAAGTACCAGGAGCAAAAGGCCTTTCTAAAGAGACTTTTAAAAAAGTTTTGGAAAGTATAGTGCCACTCTTCACCTCTAGAGGGAGCAGGATTCCGCCATACACCTGTTATACACCTTATAGTTCTACTGCTCCAGCTATTATGAAGCATTAAATACAGCTAGACGAGCAAATAAAACAACAGACTGCCTTGAGTTGTTTTGACTGAATATGTATTCTGTTCACTTTCAGTGagtttgtatttaataaaatataaaatatagtgtGATCTGGgctaaataaatagataaaatattcAGAGGTGGCTTTTTATTTAGTGACACACTAATTGCAGGGCAGCTGGCTGCGTCTGTCTGAAGCGTTCAGATGTGATTAGAGCAAATGGCCAATTGTAAGTCACAAAGAATGATTTCATCACGtgactttttaattttcttttttaaataaacgaAAAACAAACCGCgctgatttttaaaataataataagatttttatattattattattatgtaaaatgaataacaaatatTAGTAGGCTAACACTTAAGTATCCTATAGCGACCGATTCTCACgattaattagttgcttattgCTAACTCACTAATCAATTGTAAGCAACATAGTGAACTCATCAGGCCTTCTCTCTCTTCTTAGCTCGTGCAACTGCAATCATCAGGTTTAGTCCAGTTTGAGTACTGATGCCATATTCATGCATTTTCttccatatttttatataataaagtcagcaacaacattcattagacttttggattacactttattttaaggtgtcttggttacagtgtaattatacatttaagtaggCTACTGAGAAATATTAGGGTTAGCACTAGGTTTAGAGTTACttgtatgtaattatgcatataATGTCGgctattgtttttataatagtaAGTGGAAGGTgtaaaaaggacaccttaaaatgtAGTGTTACCGACTTTTGGATGCCACAGTATTAGCAGTAATCAGTCCAGGCTTTTCACATGCATTCTAATACATGTCTTATATCACATTTCTGTACGTTGGTATTTTCGTTAGTCCAAAAGAGAACAAATCTAAACCGAACCCCTTTAAAGACTCATTGTTATTTTCAAAAGCATCTATGAAGCCATTCGCCTTTTATTTCGCACATTTTGTGGTTTCTCATTCAGTTTAAATCCACCAATGGGCTTTGAGGCTGCGGATATTGGGATGCAAATGAGCACACCGCGCGTGCTGGCGCAGTGAAAGCGTCCGATTGTTTATTGAGCTCGCGGAGCCACGCGCCCGGCTCGCGGAGCGTCACCCGGCGGGCGGAGTCCCGCGCGAGAAGCGTGCGTCTTCAGAGGGGGTGGGGTGTCCGACGCGTGTTGAAAAAGCCGAGAGCTGCCAAAGTTTGTAGCAGAAGCGAGGGACCACAACACCACGCGAAGGGCGCGAGAGTCGTGCGTCGCTAGTTTTGTGACAGTGACACTGGATTTGTCGTGCGAGAAGATTTGCCAAAAAACCATGGATGCTGCGCAAAGTGCATGCGACGCGTCCGTCATCCTGCAAGAGTGCGCGCAAACCAAGTCGAAGGTGCTGAAGAGACAGCGCTCGCGCTCGCCGGAGCTGTTGCGCTGCAAGCGGAGGCTCGCGTTTAACGGGCTGGGATACAGCATCCCGCAGCAGCAGCCCGTCGCGGTGGCGCGACGCAACGAACGCGAGAGGAACCGCGTCAAACAGGTCAATATGGGATTCCAGACGCTGCGCCAGCACGTCCCCAACGGCGCGGCCAATAAGAAGATGAGCAAAGTGGAGACGCTCCGCTCCGCGGTGGAGTACATCCGCGCGTTGCAGCAGCTGTTGGACGAGCACGACGCGATTTCTGCCGCGTTCCAGTGCGGCGTTCCGTCACCGACGCTCTCCAACGCGTACTCGGCCGATCCCGAGTCGCCACACTCCTCGTATTCATCCGATGAAGGGAGTTACGAGCACCTGAGCTCCGAGGACCAAGAGCTGCTGGACTTCACAACCTGGTTTGATCGCTACTGATGAGATTTTACGATCCTCACCCAAACCTTCATTCACGTGACTGCTGGGAAACCCAGATTATGGAAGTGGTTGCTGGTTTATTGCTGGTTTGTTACTGGTCCGAGATGATCTAGAAACCAGCTACTGTGTTCCAAACAAACCTGGACTCTTGTAAACTTCACAGATTCAGCTGTTGACTCGACGGGCAGCAGTCTGGGACgctgtggcttagtggttaaGCTGGaaaaggttgcaggttcaagCCCCAGTGGGACTGATGAGCTTTACAATTGCAAAACAAGTCTGACTGGATGAACACATTTCATAAGTGCAATTGTGGGCATGATATGTTGACACAACTGATGCCGTTTAGATGAGACCAACTTCCCTAAGAATGTCAAGTTAATGggaatattgattattattactaCCTACAACCAACTACCAGGTCTGCTTAAGGACCTACGTTGAAATTTGTACaataaatgtttgtattgttaaagatgaagatatatttttgtaagtGGAGCACAACAGCCTCTTTGTGATGATGAATGCTGTTAGATTGtttgtaatgataataataactgttCCGTTTAGATCTAAGTTGCTTTTAACACTGGAGAAGAGTTGATCTGTCGATCTGTATTTATCAAAATTGTATTGTAGATGTAGTTCTTCCTGTGAAACCATACATGGTGGACTTTTTCAATGCACTTGTCCATTCTTAGTAGTGTACATAAAtgattttaacaaatatattttgtccaaatgttttataaataaatctgcTCTATTTATACGTACGTCAGTCTTTCTGGTTGATTTTCAAACTCgttcaaactaaaaataaaggttcttcagtgGCATCGATGGTTCCATTAAAGACCTTAAACATCCATAGAACCTTCTAAATGTATAAAACTGTACACTGGAAGGTTCtttttggaaccaaaaatggttcttctatggctttGCTGCAAGAAAACccttctttatttttaagagtgaggTGATTAAATGTCCCTGTGGTTGTGGAAGAACCACAAAACGCCCTTTATGTCTCTTTACAAAGACACACTACATAGATGGGCTATTTCCACCCTTTCTAGGGGCAATTTTGTGATGACAAAGATGGGTCAGAATTCTCATCCGAGGGCGATTGGTCTTTTTTTATTGTCGGTGTATAACCCCAACTGAGTTTTTCAAACCCTGTCAAACCAAACCAAAGACGCCATTGTGCCTCCCAACAGGTGCCTTTATGCATTTCTATATGTGTAATGACACTGcttattgttaataattaaaataatgactgaatatcTCCTGCAGGCTTTTACATTTCAAATGGGCCCAATAAAAACTCAAAGATCTCATTTAATGATCCCTCAGTAGGCGGCCCATCAAGAGTTGTAATGGATGCAGTTCATGCATAAAAACTTTGATTAGATTTAGTGGCTGTAAAAGGCAAGATAAAGATCTATTTATCTCCTCCAAAAAACAGGCACATGAtgccacccccccacccccatctaACGTGAGGGGGGCACCTATGGCCCCTCGCCCCCCATAAAGTGTTTTTCTAAGCAGGTGTGAGCCACGTGCCTATGTTTGGTGGGACACATCTGCTCCACCCCATTGGTTAGCTGACGAACCCTCTCGGttggagtttaaaaaaaataagggaGTGATTTATGACAGTAATTATTCATCTCTTTATGGATTCTTCTATATCTTTAAGGGcaccaaaagaaaaaatatactcAGCATAAATCACTTACTAGTGGGCTAttgtttaattttgaaatatagtTCATCTTTGCTGACCTTCACGGGGTCTGAAATGACACGTCACTGTGTTTAACGCCGGGCCAACTCTAGTTTCTAAGAGAAAGAACACTTGAAGTGTAATTTATGTCATGATATTTAGTGCAAATTGACTGGATATTCGAGTGCACCCCCAGAAAATTAGATAACATGCTTGTGGGTTTTAAAAGAAATCTAgttatctgtttttatttctctactGTATTTATCACTATAGTAATTATGCTcacgaaggctgcatttatttgattaaaaatacagtaaaaacagtaatattctgaaatatcatcattacataaaataactgtttgctgTGTGAATATATTATGTGACCATAAACTAAactaagggccctatcatacacccggcacaatgtgacgcaaggcgcatcgcaagtgtgtttgctagtttcagtccggcgccgttcacattttcccgtccagcgccaggttctttaattagcaaatgcatttgtgcccattttTGCGCTCA is from Carassius auratus strain Wakin chromosome 25, ASM336829v1, whole genome shotgun sequence and encodes:
- the LOC113043606 gene encoding interferon regulatory factor 3 isoform X1, coding for MAAIQGSAIAKPQFGPWLIEQVESGKYEGLCMIGNDTFRIPWKHNSRRDLGDDDVKIFKAWAVVSGKIKEHPNDKAKWKTNFRCALSSLKNFEMLEDHSKDPVDQHKVYRIIRPQNHQEVQSVEPDQLPFIPHLYSVSDEMEQELLSQVETMDLNHHHAETQPWETSSQQIIPTTSSNYFETPYSDVQPFQNNTPVPDPQLYTTVQQSNLPGLWDLEISINYRRTEVLKTRLCSPLINFHYQCNPSELRGVPICFPSTEGLIDQRQIQLTNRILDSIQRGLQLEVNQCGIFGLRQDQCNVFVSTSDPSEIQNPQPRKLHQNTRELLLSFEKYLKDLKDFTENKRGSPDYTIYLCFGEKLPDGRPLEKKLITVKVVPLICRVFHEKAQMDGASSLHSENISLQISHNSLYDLINSLGLPSVA
- the LOC113043606 gene encoding interferon regulatory factor 3 isoform X2 codes for the protein MAAIQGAIAKPQFGPWLIEQVESGKYEGLCMIGNDTFRIPWKHNSRRDLGDDDVKIFKAWAVVSGKIKEHPNDKAKWKTNFRCALSSLKNFEMLEDHSKDPVDQHKVYRIIRPQNHQEVQSVEPDQLPFIPHLYSVSDEMEQELLSQVETMDLNHHHAETQPWETSSQQIIPTTSSNYFETPYSDVQPFQNNTPVPDPQLYTTVQQSNLPGLWDLEISINYRRTEVLKTRLCSPLINFHYQCNPSELRGVPICFPSTEGLIDQRQIQLTNRILDSIQRGLQLEVNQCGIFGLRQDQCNVFVSTSDPSEIQNPQPRKLHQNTRELLLSFEKYLKDLKDFTENKRGSPDYTIYLCFGEKLPDGRPLEKKLITVKVVPLICRVFHEKAQMDGASSLHSENISLQISHNSLYDLINSLGLPSVA
- the LOC113043607 gene encoding achaete-scute homolog 1b-like — protein: MDAAQSACDASVILQECAQTKSKVLKRQRSRSPELLRCKRRLAFNGLGYSIPQQQPVAVARRNERERNRVKQVNMGFQTLRQHVPNGAANKKMSKVETLRSAVEYIRALQQLLDEHDAISAAFQCGVPSPTLSNAYSADPESPHSSYSSDEGSYEHLSSEDQELLDFTTWFDRY